In Leptodesmis sichuanensis A121, the following are encoded in one genomic region:
- a CDS encoding peroxiredoxin, with translation MAVIEQVPNVVFKTRVRDESVPGPNPFRWQDRTTQEIFGGKRVVLFALPGAFTPTCSSTHLPRYEELYDEIKAQGVDEIICLSVNDAFVMFQWGKQLGAQRVFLLPDGNGEFTRKMGMLVDKSNLGFGMRSWRYSMVVDDCKIEKIFIEPADEFDNCPIDPFEVSDADTMLAYLKSVKKPQVAGVA, from the coding sequence ATGGCAGTTATCGAACAAGTTCCTAACGTAGTATTCAAAACCCGTGTAAGAGACGAATCCGTCCCTGGGCCAAATCCCTTCCGTTGGCAAGATCGCACTACTCAAGAGATCTTTGGTGGCAAGCGGGTTGTCCTGTTCGCATTGCCAGGAGCCTTCACCCCCACCTGTTCTTCAACTCACCTGCCCCGCTACGAAGAACTGTATGACGAAATTAAAGCCCAGGGCGTGGATGAAATCATTTGTCTTTCCGTAAATGATGCCTTCGTCATGTTCCAGTGGGGCAAACAATTGGGTGCTCAACGAGTGTTCCTTTTGCCTGATGGTAACGGGGAATTCACCCGCAAGATGGGGATGCTGGTAGACAAATCCAACCTGGGCTTTGGGATGCGTTCCTGGCGGTATTCGATGGTCGTGGATGACTGCAAGATTGAAAAAATCTTCATTGAACCCGCTGATGAGTTCGATAACTGTCCCATTGACCCGTTTGAAGTCTCCGATGCAGATACCATGCTGGCTTACTTGAAGAGTGTGAAGAAACCCCAAGTTGCTGGCGTAGCATAG
- a CDS encoding Fur family transcriptional regulator, producing the protein MKPYNKREQEPGLGKEKWIGMSKEAIVQTLKSKGLRVTPQRFAVYANLLQRDDHPTVEQLLHDLNQDLPVSSQATIYSTLEALQAVGLVREVLLEPGVTRYDANVASHHHFRCRQCGSIEDIPWQTFHNLDLQQLRDGLQADEYEVTVLGVCDRCR; encoded by the coding sequence GTGAAACCTTATAATAAAAGAGAACAGGAACCTGGACTGGGAAAAGAGAAGTGGATTGGTATGAGCAAAGAGGCGATCGTTCAAACATTAAAGTCAAAAGGGTTAAGAGTGACCCCCCAGCGGTTTGCCGTGTATGCCAACTTGTTGCAACGGGACGATCATCCTACGGTTGAGCAGTTGCTCCATGACCTGAATCAGGACTTGCCAGTATCCTCTCAGGCCACTATTTACAGCACGTTGGAAGCCTTGCAAGCCGTGGGACTGGTGCGGGAAGTGCTGTTAGAACCGGGAGTCACTCGCTACGATGCCAATGTGGCCTCCCATCATCACTTCCGCTGTCGTCAATGCGGCAGCATTGAGGATATTCCCTGGCAAACTTTCCACAACCTGGACTTACAGCAACTCCGGGATGGCCTCCAGGCCGACGAATATGAAGTCACGGTATTGGGTGTGTGCGATCGCTGCCGCTAA
- the thiC gene encoding phosphomethylpyrimidine synthase, with translation MRTEWIAKRRGQANVSQMHYARQGIITEEMHYVAQRENLPAELIREEVARGRMIIPANINHPNLEPMCIGIASKCKVNANIGASPNSSNLQEEVDKLRLAVKYGADTVMDLSTGGGNLDEIRTAIIQASPVPIGTVPVYQALESVHGNIEKLTPDDFLHVIEKHAQQGVDYMTIHAGILMEHLPLVRNRITGIVSRGGGILARWMLAHHKQNPLYTHFRDIIEIFKKYDVSFSLGDSLRPGCTHDASDEAQLAELKTLGQLTRKAWEHDVQVMVEGPGHVPMDQIEFNVRKQMEECSEAPFYVLGPLVTDIAPGYDHITSAIGAAMAGWYGTAMLCYVTPKEHLGLPNAEDVRNGLIAYKIAAHAADIARHRPGARDRDDELSKARYNFDWNRQFELALDPDRAREYHDETLPADIYKTAEFCSMCGPKFCPMQTKVDADALTELEKFLARESATQESAPIL, from the coding sequence ATGCGTACAGAGTGGATTGCCAAGCGTCGTGGGCAAGCGAATGTGTCTCAGATGCACTATGCCCGTCAAGGCATCATCACAGAAGAGATGCACTACGTTGCTCAACGGGAGAATTTACCTGCTGAGTTAATTCGCGAGGAAGTGGCACGGGGACGGATGATTATTCCAGCGAATATCAATCACCCCAATCTGGAGCCGATGTGTATTGGGATTGCCTCCAAGTGCAAGGTAAATGCCAATATTGGCGCATCTCCCAATTCTTCTAACCTGCAGGAAGAGGTGGATAAGCTGCGACTGGCGGTGAAGTACGGGGCCGATACGGTAATGGATTTATCGACCGGAGGCGGCAACCTGGATGAGATTCGCACTGCAATTATTCAAGCTTCGCCTGTACCGATCGGTACCGTTCCCGTGTATCAGGCTCTGGAAAGTGTGCATGGCAATATCGAAAAGCTGACCCCAGATGACTTCTTGCATGTGATTGAAAAACACGCCCAGCAAGGAGTCGATTACATGACTATCCATGCTGGGATTTTGATGGAACATTTGCCGCTGGTGAGAAATCGGATTACGGGCATTGTTTCTCGTGGTGGCGGTATTCTGGCTCGCTGGATGCTGGCTCATCACAAACAAAATCCCCTTTACACCCACTTCCGAGACATCATCGAAATTTTCAAGAAGTATGATGTTTCCTTCAGTCTGGGGGATTCCCTGCGTCCGGGTTGCACCCACGATGCTTCGGATGAAGCCCAGTTAGCGGAATTGAAGACCCTGGGACAACTGACTCGTAAAGCCTGGGAACACGATGTCCAGGTGATGGTCGAAGGTCCAGGTCACGTTCCGATGGATCAAATTGAATTCAATGTGCGGAAGCAGATGGAAGAGTGTTCGGAAGCGCCTTTCTATGTACTGGGGCCACTGGTGACGGATATTGCTCCTGGTTATGACCACATTACCAGTGCGATCGGGGCCGCGATGGCTGGATGGTACGGAACCGCGATGCTCTGCTACGTCACGCCGAAGGAGCACCTGGGATTGCCCAATGCAGAAGATGTGCGAAATGGCTTGATTGCTTACAAGATTGCGGCTCATGCAGCGGATATTGCCCGTCACCGTCCGGGTGCCCGCGATCGCGATGATGAACTCTCCAAGGCACGCTACAACTTTGACTGGAATCGGCAGTTCGAGTTGGCGCTGGATCCCGATCGGGCACGGGAATACCACGACGAGACTTTACCCGCCGATATCTACAAAACGGCTGAATTCTGCTCCATGTGTGGGCCGAAGTTCTGCCCCATGCAAACCAAAGTCGATGCGGATGCCTTAACGGAATTGGAGAAGTTCCTGGCCAGGGAATCGGCAACGCAGGAAAGCGCTCCCATCCTGTAG
- a CDS encoding helix-turn-helix transcriptional regulator yields MATLIRYPGVGGFTYDEAAAQTHDALLEVQHYLQKVANELGLALPQYSTHTLRKDLVTLRRYGVLNQRMYRWGYYVGTGAMNLEELRIILQAARSQAQAQGDPQTRQVCRQLEKRLRGLDLELQGQLFYPVRSHLNRTIVYSDPEEMMAKGQYRHTLFHCIGEVETAIVQGQPIQLHRLADPFGTAGVGRIQVYPLQLIYSELAWYLLFEHLSNQHLEIERVDRFGDNVQRLEVNQREITLQYQRLQVAQKLLQDGWGLYLGTPQQQQLELAGQGKLVEVKVRFFEPVVTFILEGARRHDRQRLRPGPKDSSSGQPQYVDYEVKLPPRSLNEFSRWVHRFAHAAKVLAPAALVAKHREDARKLNQLYR; encoded by the coding sequence TTGGCCACCCTGATTCGCTATCCGGGGGTGGGAGGGTTTACCTACGATGAGGCTGCAGCACAAACTCATGACGCCCTGCTAGAGGTGCAACACTACCTGCAAAAAGTAGCAAATGAGTTGGGTTTAGCGCTGCCACAATACTCGACCCATACCCTGCGTAAAGATTTGGTGACCTTGCGCCGCTATGGAGTGCTCAACCAGCGGATGTATCGCTGGGGCTACTACGTGGGAACAGGGGCAATGAACCTTGAAGAATTGCGGATTATTTTGCAGGCTGCTCGATCACAGGCACAGGCGCAGGGCGACCCTCAAACCCGACAGGTCTGCCGCCAGTTGGAGAAGCGACTGCGGGGGTTAGATCTGGAGTTGCAGGGACAGTTGTTTTATCCGGTGCGATCGCACCTCAATCGCACCATTGTTTATTCTGACCCAGAGGAAATGATGGCCAAGGGACAGTACCGACACACCCTGTTTCATTGCATCGGAGAAGTAGAGACGGCAATTGTGCAAGGGCAACCGATACAGTTACACCGACTAGCCGACCCCTTTGGTACGGCTGGCGTCGGGAGGATTCAAGTCTATCCCCTCCAACTGATCTACTCAGAACTCGCTTGGTATCTGCTGTTTGAGCATTTATCCAATCAACATCTCGAAATTGAACGGGTCGATCGGTTTGGGGACAACGTTCAACGCCTAGAGGTCAATCAACGAGAAATAACGCTGCAATACCAACGATTGCAGGTAGCGCAGAAGCTGTTGCAGGATGGCTGGGGGCTGTATTTAGGGACACCACAACAGCAGCAGCTAGAACTAGCTGGCCAGGGCAAATTGGTTGAGGTCAAAGTGCGTTTTTTTGAGCCAGTCGTGACCTTCATTCTGGAGGGTGCCCGTCGCCACGATCGCCAGCGGTTGCGCCCTGGCCCGAAAGATAGCAGTTCCGGCCAACCCCAGTATGTGGATTATGAAGTGAAACTGCCCCCGCGATCGCTCAATGAATTCAGCCGCTGGGTGCATCGCTTTGCCCATGCGGCAAAAGTACTTGCTCCAGCCGCACTGGTTGCCAAACATCGCGAGGATGCCAGGAAGTTAAACCAGCTTTATCGTTAA